The Juglans regia cultivar Chandler chromosome 1, Walnut 2.0, whole genome shotgun sequence nucleotide sequence CAAAATTTTGCTTCTCACCACCTCCCACGTCGTGCCTGTAGAAAATCTACCATCAGGAGAAAGTTTCCAAATGAAGATGTCTTGTCCACTTTTTCCAGCCGGCACATTTTGTAAAATCTCCTCTGGTATTTTCGAACTAACTAACTCCAATAACTTATCAGAGTTCCAAGAATTATTAATCCAGCAGTCCTTAATGCACAATTTGGAGTTTAACACAACCTCAACTCTTACTGATAGTGCACCTAAAGCAAGCCATTTGTCAAACAAGAATGAAGCATTTCCTTCTCTCACCAGCACTTTAACATTCACCATAACTTCCAGAGACAAGACATAACTGACTTCCAAAAACGAGAGTCAGAAGGCCTCTCAACATAAAAACTCAGACCACAAAGTCTTAGCAGTTAACAACCGGTAAGCAAATTTCATGTGAAGAGATTTATGTACATCTTTAAGATCTCTCAAGCCCATTCCCCCTTCTAAAATAGGATTACAAATTTTCCCCCAAGATCTCCAGTTAAACTCTCTTTTGCCATCCGCCTCACCCCAAAGAAAGTTGGCCAAAAGAGATTTTATACGAGACACAGTCACCATGGGAATATTCATCACAGACATTAAGTGAATAAAATTAGTCTTCCTCCATGCAAAAGAAGCTTCATTTTCCAGCCTGcaattttcttccttattttctcAATAAGCAGCTCCATGATCCTGGATGTTAGTCTTCCTGATACCAAAGGCGCCCCCAGATACGTAACAGGAAATATGCCTTCCTTAAAACCCATAAGTCTCAACAACCCACGCTTACGGATTAAAGAGATGCGCTTCGACATAAACAGAGCAGATTTATCTTTGCTAATAATTTGACCCGACCACTTCTCATAAGTCTCAAGAATGTGGACAAGGTTTTTCGTAGATCTCTTACTCCCATtcacaaaaataagaatatcatctacatagagTAAATGTGATACCAAAGGAGCACCAACCGGATGGTGAAATTTTTGAATATGccctaaattaaaatttttcctGAGTAATCTTGTCAAAACTTCCTCCATAATAATGAATAGCAGTGGAGAAAGATGGTCCCCTTGACGCAAACCCCGAGCCGATTGAAACTAACCAGTGAAAGTCTCATTCCTCATAATAGAAAACCATGGGGACTCCACACATTGCCGTATTAATCTGCAAAAATTATCAGAGAAAC carries:
- the LOC118348725 gene encoding uncharacterized protein LOC118348725 is translated as MVLDNGRIIEGVDIVHKEAANFFHNFLSENSGVPECDLSEKLVAHEQWAFIPGRSIFEIITLAQEMVHWLYKRNVGGNVMVKLDMAKAYDRVNWGFLLEVFRAFGFSDNFCRLIRQCVESPWFSIMRNETFTDDILIFVNGSKRSTKNLVHILETYEKWSGQIISKDKSALFMSKRISLIRKRGLLRLMGFKEGIFPVTYLGAPLVSGRLTSRIMELLIEKIRKKIAGWKMKLLLHGGRLILFT